Proteins encoded together in one Oxalobacteraceae sp. CFBP 8761 window:
- a CDS encoding superoxide dismutase, which translates to MMPYALPPLPYAYDALEPHFDSRTMEIHHTKHHQAYITNVNNALGEAGVAEMPVEQLIADIGSLPQAVQGAVRNNGGGHANHSLFWTVLTPEGGKPTGKVAQAIEDDLGGYEKFKDAFTKAAQTRFGSGWAWLTVGKDGKLLVESSANQDSPLMGQFAGMSGGTPILGLDVWEHAYYLQYQNKRPDYIAAFFNIINWAEVERRYEEALAK; encoded by the coding sequence ATCATGCCATACGCATTGCCACCACTGCCTTACGCCTACGATGCCCTCGAGCCGCATTTCGATTCGCGCACGATGGAAATCCACCATACGAAGCACCATCAGGCCTACATCACCAACGTCAACAACGCGCTGGGCGAAGCCGGCGTTGCCGAGATGCCGGTCGAACAGCTGATCGCCGACATCGGCAGCCTGCCGCAAGCCGTCCAGGGCGCCGTGCGCAACAATGGCGGCGGTCACGCCAACCACTCGCTGTTCTGGACCGTGCTGACCCCGGAAGGCGGCAAGCCAACGGGCAAGGTCGCACAGGCGATCGAAGACGACCTGGGTGGCTACGAGAAATTCAAGGATGCCTTCACCAAGGCGGCGCAGACCCGCTTCGGTAGCGGCTGGGCCTGGCTGACCGTCGGCAAGGACGGCAAGCTGCTGGTCGAAAGCAGCGCCAACCAGGACAGCCCGCTGATGGGCCAGTTCGCCGGCATGTCGGGCGGCACGCCGATCCTGGGCCTGGACGTGTGGGAACACGCGTACTACCTGCAATACCAGAACAAGCGCCCTGACTACATCGCGGCCTTCTTCAACATCATCAACTGGGCGGAAGTCGAACGCCGCTACGAAGAAGCACTGGCCAAATAA
- a CDS encoding nuclear transport factor 2 family protein, producing MRALPSALFLSCLLVTGAATAHVPLRGAAPGVAVTNAQSPLVIALRDAERHLAEAVATRDVDALRDLIATDYYHVETNGRVRTRSEFMQVLARDEYEFRSYSNVSMEIQLLDSGHTAIVRGRMQADLQPVSGAREFRGRYVRVWQLQNDGWRNTMMQSTEIRPAR from the coding sequence ATGCGCGCCTTGCCGTCCGCTCTATTCCTGTCATGTCTGCTTGTCACGGGCGCAGCGACGGCGCACGTCCCACTGCGGGGCGCCGCGCCTGGCGTTGCCGTTACCAATGCGCAGTCGCCATTGGTGATTGCACTGCGCGATGCTGAGCGGCACCTTGCCGAGGCCGTCGCCACCCGGGATGTCGACGCCCTGCGCGATCTGATCGCCACCGACTACTATCACGTCGAAACCAATGGCCGCGTGCGCACCCGCAGCGAATTCATGCAAGTGCTGGCGCGCGATGAATACGAGTTTCGCTCGTACAGCAACGTGAGCATGGAAATCCAGTTGCTCGACAGCGGCCACACGGCCATCGTCCGCGGTCGCATGCAGGCCGATCTGCAGCCAGTCAGCGGTGCGCGCGAGTTTCGCGGGCGCTATGTCCGCGTCTGGCAGTTGCAGAACGACGGCTGGCGCAACACGATGATGCAGAGTACCGAGATCCGGCCGGCACGCTGA
- a CDS encoding NAD-dependent dehydratase has product MKLLLVGSSGLVGSHVLEMALADPKVTSVVAPTRRPLPVHPKLQAPVVDFDALPPDAVWWQADAVICTLGTTMRSAGSQAAFRRVDHDYPLAVASLARQHGTPCNVLNSAIGADPDARFFYNRVKGELERDLAGLGFTSLTHVRPGLIGGERQEQRLGERVSGVVLGLLGPVLPRRWRINPAPRIAHALIDAALQARPGVHIIPSEQLV; this is encoded by the coding sequence ATGAAACTGCTGCTGGTTGGATCGAGCGGACTGGTTGGAAGCCACGTGCTGGAGATGGCGCTGGCCGACCCGAAGGTTACGTCGGTGGTGGCGCCGACGCGGCGCCCGCTGCCAGTGCACCCGAAACTGCAGGCACCGGTGGTCGACTTCGACGCCTTGCCGCCGGACGCGGTCTGGTGGCAGGCCGACGCCGTCATCTGCACGCTGGGCACGACGATGCGCAGCGCCGGTTCGCAAGCTGCATTCCGGCGTGTGGACCATGATTACCCGCTGGCCGTGGCAAGCCTCGCGCGCCAGCACGGGACGCCGTGCAATGTGCTGAACTCGGCCATCGGCGCCGATCCCGACGCACGCTTTTTCTATAACCGCGTCAAGGGCGAACTCGAACGCGATCTGGCCGGGCTGGGATTCACGTCGCTGACCCATGTGCGACCGGGCCTGATTGGCGGAGAGCGCCAGGAACAACGCCTGGGTGAACGCGTGTCCGGCGTGGTATTGGGGCTGCTCGGGCCCGTACTGCCGCGGCGCTGGCGCATCAACCCTGCCCCGCGCATTGCGCACGCCCTGATCGATGCCGCGCTGCAGGCGCGCCCGGGCGTGCACATCATCCCCTCGGAGCAGCTGGTCTGA
- a CDS encoding sorbosone dehydrogenase family protein, with the protein MNRSSALALFSMTLLASACSNEANTNLASGPDPKLPAPERGLFPSMKIAEPTPWGDQKPTVPEGYSITAIATDLKIPRQMLVLPNGDILVAEGRGGSAAKLKPKDVIAGYIKAQGNTKVKGGNRLTLLRDADGDGQYELKTVFAENLNAPYGLAFANNKLYVANQDAVVTFDYQPGQTKAAAEPVTLTQLPAEINHHWTKAMTISPDGRYVYVGIGSNSNITERGMEAEVDRAMVWQIDVTTGAHKPYATGLRNPTALAMNPETGQLWSVVNERDELGPDLVPDYLTSVKEGGFYGWPYSYWGQNVDPRVMPPNPKKVAAAIKPDYGLGSHVAALGLHFSLPTMGAKFANGAFVGEHGSWNRDNPVGYKVIFVPFANGRPAGAAIDFATGFRDANGKTRGRPVGVTVDPRGALIIADDLANTVWRVVPNR; encoded by the coding sequence ATGAATCGCTCGAGCGCACTTGCCCTGTTCAGCATGACCCTGCTGGCCAGCGCCTGCAGTAACGAAGCCAATACCAACCTGGCCAGCGGCCCGGATCCGAAACTGCCGGCGCCCGAGCGCGGCCTGTTTCCGAGCATGAAGATTGCCGAGCCTACCCCATGGGGCGATCAGAAGCCGACCGTGCCGGAGGGTTACAGCATCACGGCGATCGCGACCGACCTGAAGATCCCGCGCCAGATGCTGGTGCTGCCAAACGGCGATATCCTGGTGGCGGAAGGGCGTGGCGGCAGCGCTGCCAAGCTCAAGCCGAAAGACGTCATTGCCGGCTACATCAAGGCGCAGGGCAATACCAAGGTCAAGGGCGGCAATCGCCTGACGCTGCTGCGCGATGCGGACGGTGATGGCCAGTACGAGCTCAAGACCGTGTTCGCCGAGAACCTGAATGCCCCATACGGCCTGGCGTTTGCCAACAACAAGCTGTACGTGGCGAACCAGGATGCGGTCGTCACCTTTGATTACCAGCCGGGTCAGACCAAGGCTGCCGCAGAACCGGTGACGCTCACCCAGCTGCCCGCCGAGATCAACCACCACTGGACGAAAGCGATGACCATCAGCCCCGATGGCCGCTATGTCTACGTCGGTATCGGTTCGAACAGCAACATCACCGAGCGCGGTATGGAAGCCGAAGTCGACCGTGCAATGGTCTGGCAGATCGACGTGACGACGGGCGCCCACAAGCCGTACGCCACCGGCCTGCGCAACCCGACGGCGCTGGCGATGAACCCGGAAACGGGCCAGCTGTGGTCAGTCGTAAACGAGCGCGACGAGCTGGGTCCGGACCTGGTGCCGGATTACCTGACCTCGGTGAAAGAGGGCGGTTTCTACGGCTGGCCGTACAGCTACTGGGGCCAGAACGTCGACCCGCGCGTGATGCCGCCGAACCCGAAAAAGGTGGCGGCTGCCATCAAGCCGGACTATGGCCTTGGCTCGCACGTCGCGGCGCTGGGTCTGCACTTCTCGCTGCCGACGATGGGTGCAAAATTTGCCAATGGCGCGTTCGTTGGCGAACACGGCAGCTGGAACCGCGACAATCCGGTTGGCTACAAAGTGATCTTCGTGCCGTTCGCGAATGGCCGTCCGGCCGGCGCAGCGATCGACTTCGCCACGGGCTTCCGGGATGCCAACGGCAAGACACGTGGCCGTCCGGTCGGTGTCACGGTCGATCCGCGCGGCGCGCTGATCATCGCCGACGACCTGGCCAACACGGTGTGGCGCGTGGTGCCGAACCGCTGA
- a CDS encoding TonB-dependent receptor codes for MTFKLLPVAHALALATLGSTLAHAADPAIVMGEVRVSAQRDAGALRSSRVLTSVDVLGADKIEDKNVTNSWELVGQLPGVQLTETRMGAESGKASFRAFNGEGYINGIKVLIDGIPSNVNSGNQRFIDMIFPLEVDYIEVVRGTNDPRYGLHNIGGNLNIGTRQGGNYFDSRFTYGSFNTREVQAAYGREADGFAQNYFVARQLTDSYRANGDSNKYTVGGKWFVTSDDKAVTAGLVVRTYQHTSGEPGFLTAAELAADRRQSPRKNANDKTDRDMHHASAHLDWHITPNAFLSNKLYYNEYKDDRRVTFTSNPEGNAPRQRRLWDEEQLGFMSTLTWRANERVTVDGGVNTERQDNGYRRLRYNFAIPTDFTTPARIQNDDRYKFNNVGAYVQAVIKATDTIQLVPGYRVDRFTGNQPLAGGASAGLQDYGWIKQPKFSMVWSPATDISVYGNWGRTFQILTGSVGPAYLVPGQAPFDASVNTGKEVGVKLKPTARSDLRLAIWRQDATGEVANMPATGTTVGLGETRREGLDFQLSGKVTDKLELSLSHSLQKAEVLKATGANGVSLAGKEVFSTPRHITNVSLDYKHSDTWRFGLQGRSQGSYYIDNPNEQGKFGGFVLFDANVRYAISARTSIDVQIKNIADRNYEYAWYDNFFWPATQAQPMFSSGNGRAAYISLNVKL; via the coding sequence ATGACATTCAAGCTCCTTCCTGTTGCCCATGCACTTGCTCTGGCAACCCTCGGTTCGACGTTGGCCCACGCCGCCGACCCGGCGATCGTCATGGGCGAGGTGCGCGTCAGCGCCCAGCGCGATGCGGGCGCCTTGCGCTCGAGCCGCGTCCTGACATCGGTCGACGTGCTGGGTGCCGACAAGATCGAAGACAAGAACGTGACCAATAGCTGGGAGCTGGTTGGTCAGTTGCCCGGTGTGCAGCTGACCGAAACGCGGATGGGCGCCGAGTCGGGCAAGGCGAGTTTTCGGGCATTCAATGGCGAAGGCTATATCAATGGGATCAAGGTGCTGATCGACGGCATCCCAAGCAATGTCAACAGCGGCAACCAGCGCTTCATCGACATGATCTTCCCGCTCGAAGTCGACTATATCGAAGTGGTGCGCGGCACGAACGACCCGCGCTATGGCCTGCACAATATCGGCGGCAACCTGAACATCGGCACGCGTCAGGGCGGCAATTACTTTGACAGCCGGTTTACCTACGGCAGCTTCAATACGCGCGAAGTGCAGGCCGCATATGGCCGCGAAGCCGACGGCTTTGCGCAAAACTATTTCGTGGCCAGGCAATTGACTGACAGCTACCGCGCGAACGGCGACTCGAACAAATACACGGTCGGCGGCAAGTGGTTCGTCACGTCGGACGACAAGGCGGTCACGGCCGGCCTGGTCGTGCGCACCTACCAGCACACGTCGGGCGAGCCGGGTTTTCTCACCGCAGCCGAGCTGGCTGCCGACCGCCGCCAGTCGCCGCGCAAGAACGCCAACGACAAGACCGACCGCGACATGCACCATGCCAGCGCGCACCTTGACTGGCACATCACGCCGAACGCATTCCTCAGCAACAAGCTGTACTACAACGAGTACAAGGATGACCGCCGCGTCACCTTCACCAGCAATCCCGAAGGCAACGCACCGCGCCAGCGCCGTCTATGGGATGAAGAGCAGCTCGGTTTCATGAGCACCCTGACGTGGCGTGCGAACGAGCGCGTTACGGTCGATGGCGGTGTCAATACCGAGCGCCAGGACAACGGCTACCGCCGCCTGCGCTACAACTTCGCGATCCCGACGGACTTCACGACGCCGGCCCGCATCCAGAACGATGACCGCTACAAGTTCAACAACGTCGGCGCCTATGTGCAGGCGGTGATCAAGGCGACCGACACCATCCAGCTCGTGCCGGGCTACCGGGTAGATCGCTTCACGGGCAACCAGCCGCTGGCGGGTGGCGCGAGCGCAGGGCTGCAGGATTACGGCTGGATCAAGCAGCCCAAGTTCAGCATGGTCTGGAGTCCGGCGACGGACATCAGCGTGTATGGCAACTGGGGCCGCACGTTCCAGATCCTGACGGGTTCCGTGGGCCCGGCCTATCTGGTGCCGGGCCAGGCGCCGTTTGACGCGTCGGTCAATACCGGCAAGGAAGTCGGCGTCAAGCTCAAGCCGACTGCCCGCAGCGACCTGCGCCTGGCGATCTGGCGCCAGGATGCCACCGGCGAAGTGGCGAACATGCCGGCCACCGGCACCACGGTCGGGCTGGGCGAGACGCGCCGTGAAGGCCTCGACTTCCAGCTCTCGGGCAAGGTCACCGACAAGCTCGAGCTGTCGCTCTCGCACTCGTTGCAAAAAGCGGAAGTGCTCAAAGCCACGGGCGCGAATGGCGTCTCGCTGGCCGGCAAGGAAGTGTTCTCGACGCCGCGCCACATCACCAATGTGAGCCTGGACTACAAGCATTCGGACACCTGGCGCTTCGGCCTGCAGGGCCGCTCGCAGGGCAGCTACTACATCGACAATCCGAACGAGCAGGGCAAGTTCGGCGGCTTCGTGCTGTTCGACGCCAATGTGCGCTACGCAATCTCGGCGCGCACCAGCATCGATGTCCAGATCAAGAACATTGCGGACCGCAATTACGAATACGCGTGGTACGACAACTTCTTCTGGCCGGCAACCCAGGCACAGCCGATGTTCTCGTCCGGTAATGGCCGGGCTGCGTATATTTCACTGAACGTGAAGTTGTAG